One genomic segment of Naumovozyma castellii chromosome 9, complete genome includes these proteins:
- the VPS15 gene encoding ubiquitin-binding serine/threonine protein kinase VPS15 (ancestral locus Anc_3.339): protein MGAQLSLIAQTAPSIAIFSYIDVLDDVHYVSQLNSSRFLKTCKALDPNGEIVIKVFIKPNEEYQVTPTMSHIKAESLLLSTLPNVLNYSKVIESNRAGYLIRQHLQYNLYDRLSSRPYLQDIELKFITFQILKAVQEFHDLGVTHGDLKLENILVTSWNWILICDFAESLKPTYLPEDNPGEFSFYFDTSKRRSCYLAPERFNNEKVNRETYEKITTLMDTFSVGCCIAELFMEGRPLFNLSQLFKYKSGELDIEHTVLDETIDSTDLKNLILDMIKLNPKERLSCDEILKKYRGSVFPDYFYTFTYDYIRSLTTLRTNVPSMGLICTHATLADELSIVDQSIEKIYDDFTTICHALNYPLNAETNKTDSQFDDDNFFNNQLQLNNKGDTIKLVQFSERSGINTIKEECALLFISFICHSLRNIISSTVKLKCLELLTVFAQFVSDENKIDRIIPYVVSCFEDAEPNVQALAIQSLSQILYPVETINQLNENVFVDYLLPRLQKLLSHSSSNTYVKIVLGNCLGDIVTTANKFQEITFLMHSKDPLSSIVQDFEALEITNRYTRKLIQFIEDILVTLLTDNDSMVKVAILGNILPLCRFFGRERTNDIILSHLITYLNDRDPALRLALIQNISGISILLGPITFEQYILPLLVQTLIDSEELVVVAVLQTLKDLTKTGLIINRYFYDITTKVAPLMLHPNYWIRQLSLMVIVESASKLNTAEIYCILYPLIRTFFEFDVEFDFELMLASCKQPISRTAYNLLCSWSLRASKSLFWHQTPVTNDNLDAFGNKNVNFITKNFITKNYGFNNKNMKVAQTLKVSTIDNTEIPLTTEDKSWIDKFKTIGLSENDLWKIASLRDYVLRTSKLLTRKSELLLDRENSLISLNSLPTDLMPRNVFFDIEFSNDRNKSFIPTPLEAAHTDSVIDSSSLTNGNENKRPVRMEISSASSKNSLPAIIDAHGSLMFKAKSNATTTSNLKNIYVRLEPSSAHKDLLNHMDDEMNSSNFTIKDSYEGDAPTIKTFLKNVKILPNLREYKEFGPINEFEMDNDFFHKIKGNLVLNLLENEPNGIASLVTLNSNRPYIISGSVQGMVKLWDVQGLVSGEMYSSSLTFDCNSGITDLIRIPGYETIIVSTKEGNITLLRAIYNQQGQFKKFTKFHCIRKTKIKTDREPCDDEFGIRLKTLVTEDKSQLYVLTSLSRIILFDLRTMERIGQIENPPQYGAILTFALSIDGNTLIIGTSKGIINVWDIRFITLINSWSFGDNIAISQIESSPELGKDKIVVIGGMSNTILTVWNFEKPQCQKAFIEKDQQPPLHLFQPKSNNLDNLPFQKDKIEMEINSILIIGSLAIISKGINNDIVFLDLKKPSSSRILSHSNAPGSSFTPVHVTTSLELVLRKQLEQKKKKKPLFSGTSHQDRINSIIYTRLGKKYLLFFGDNSGVISVIN from the coding sequence ATGGGGGCCCAACTATCCTTAATTGCACAAACTGCTCCATCTATTGCCATATTTTCATATATCGACGTGCTAGATGACGTCCATTACGTCTCTCAATTGAACTCATCCCGATTCTTAAAGACATGTAAGGCACTGGACCCTAATGGAGAGATCGTCATCAAAGTGTTCATTAAACCAAATGAGGAGTACCAGGTTACACCTACAATGTCTCACATCAAGGCCGAATCACTGCTTCTGAGCACCCTCCCCAACGTCTTGAATTATAGTAAAGTCATTGAATCCAATAGGGCTGGCTACTTGATAAGGCAACATTTGCAATACAATTTATATGATAGATTGAGTTCAAGACCCTATTTGCaagatattgaattgaaatttataactttccaaatattgaaggCCGTACAGGAATTTCATGACTTGGGTGTTACTCATggtgatttgaaattggaaaatatacTAGTGACAAGTTGGAATTGGATATTAATTTGTGATTTCGCTGAAAGTTTGAAACCAACTTATTTGCCAGAGGATAACCCTGGGGAATTTTCCTTTTATTTCGATACTTCAAAGAGAAGATCATGTTATTTGGCTCCAGAAAgattcaataatgaaaaagtTAACAGGGAAACCTACGAGAAGATCACGACTTTGATGGATACATTTAGTGTTGGTTGTTGTATTGCAGAATTGTTTATGGAGGGAAGACcccttttcaatttgtcTCAATTGTTCAAGTACAAAAGTGGAGAGTTAGACATAGAACACACAGTATTAGACGAAACAATCGATTCTACAgacttgaaaaatttaatactGGATATGATTAAATTGAATCCAAAGGAAAGATTATCCTgcgatgaaattttaaagaaatatagAGGCTCCGTATTCCCTGACTATTTTTACACTTTCACTTACGATTATATTAGAAGTCTGACCACTCTAAGAACAAATGTACCCAGTATGGGTCTTATTTGTACTCATGCTACATTGGCAGATGAATTATCTATTGTTGATCAATCCATCGAAAAAATATACGATGATTTTACTACCATTTGCCATGCATTAAATTACCCATTGAATGCTGAGACGAACAAAACCGATTCACAATTTGATGAcgataatttctttaataatcaacttcaattaaataataaaggaGATACTATTAAATTAGTTCAATTTTCGGAACGAAGTGGGATAAATACCATCAAGGAAGAATGCGCATTACTATTCATATCCTTCATATGCCATTCATTaaggaatattatttcaagCACAGTAAAATTGAAATGTTTAGAGTTATTGACTGTATTTGCTCAATTTGTTTcagatgaaaataaaattgacAGAATTATTCCATACGTGGTTTCTTGTTTTGAAGATGCCGAACCAAACGTTCAAGCATTAGCCATCCAAAGTCTTTCCCAAATATTATACCCAGTGGAAACTATAAACCAACTAAATGAAAATGTGTTTGTAGATTATTTATTGCCGCGTTTACAGAAACTACTTTCTCATTCATCCTCTAACACGTACGTGAAAATAGTGTTGGGAAACTGTTTGGGGGATATTGTCACTACTgctaataaatttcaagaaataaCATTCCTAATGCATTCGAAAGATCCTCTGTCATCCATTGTCCAAGACTTCGAAGCTTTGGAAATTACAAATAGGTATACCAGAAAACTAATacaatttattgaagatataCTTGTAACGTTGTTGACAGATAATGACTCGATGGTCAAAGTAGCAATATTAGGCAACATTTTACCCCTTTGTAGATTTTTTGGAAGAGAAAGGACAAATGATATCATCTTAAGTCATCTTATCACATATCTTAATGATCGTGATCCAGCATTAAGATTAGCATTGatccaaaatatttcaggAATTTCTATTTTACTAGGCCCTATCACGTTTGAACAATACATTTTACCATTATTGGTGCAAACTCTAATAGATTCAGAAGAATTAGTCGTAGTGGCTGTTTTACAAACGCTAAAAGATTTAACCAAAACAGGACTGATCATCAACAGGTATTTCTATGATATTACCACAAAAGTAGCCCCACTAATGTTGCAtccaaattattggataaGGCAACTTTCCTTAATGGTCATTGTGGAGTCTGCAAGTAAATTAAATACCGCAGAAATTTATTGCATACTGTATCCATTAATACGGACATTTTTCGAATTTgatgttgaatttgattttgaacTGATGTTAGCTAGTTGTAAGCAACCAATTTCTAGAACAGCTTACAATCTGCTGTGCAGTTGGTCATTAAGAGCTTCCAAATCACTATTTTGGCACCAGACCCCTGTAACAAATGACAACTTGGATGCATTTGGGAACAAGAATGtaaattttattacaaagaatttcattacaaaaaattatgggttcaacaacaaaaatatGAAGGTGGCACAAACGTTAAAGGTAAGTACTATAGATAATACCGAGATCCCTCTAACCACTGAAGATAAAAGCTGgattgataaatttaagACAATTGGATTATCTGAGAATGACTTATGGAAGATAGCCTCATTAAGGGATTATGTATTAAGGACCTCAAAACTACTCACAAGAAAATCAGAACTTTTATTAGATAGAGAGAATAGTCTGATATCCTTAAACTCGTTACCCACAGATCTTATGCCCAGAAACgttttttttgatattgaattcAGCAACGACAGAAATAAGTCCTTTATCCCCACACCTCTTGAAGCAGCCCATACGGATTCAGTAATAGACTCTTCTTCACTCACTAAtggaaatgaaaataagaGACCAGTCCGAATGGAAATATCATCTGCAAGCTCAAAAAATAGTCTTCCTGCTATAATAGATGCACATGGATCGTTAATGTTTAAGGCCAAATCTAATGCCACAACTacttcaaatttgaaaaatatatatgttCGTTTAGAACCTAGTTCAGCTCACAAAGATTTGTTAAACCATATGGATGACGAGATGAATAGCTCGAATTTTACCATCAAAGATAGTTATGAAGGGGATGCACCGACGATAAAGAcgtttttgaaaaatgtcaaaattcttccaaatttaagAGAGTATAAGGAATTTGGTCCGATTAACGAGTTTGAAATGGATAATGACTTTTTCCATAAAATAAAAGGCAACCTTGTCCTAAATTTATTGGAGAACGAACCTAATGGAATTGCTTCGTTAGTTACACTAAACTCTAATCGACCATATATTATCAGTGGATCAGTTCAAGGGATGGTGAAATTATGGGATGTCCAGGGCTTGGTTTCTGGAGAAATGTACTCATCCTCTCTTACATTTGATTGTAATTCAGGTATTACTGATTTGATACGAATCCCAGGTTACGAAACTATAATTGTCTCAACAAAAGAGGGGAATATTACCTTATTGAGGGCTATATACAATCAGCAGGGACAGTTCAAAAAGTTCACGAAATTTCATTGTATAAGAAAGACAAAAATTAAAACTGACAGAGAACCTTGTGACGATGAGTTTGGTATTAGGTTGAAAACATTAGTAACTGAAGATAAATCACAGCTGTATGTCTTAACAAGCTTATCAAGAATCATTCTGTTTGATCTTCGAACTATGGAAAGAATTGGTCAAATCGAAAATCCTCCACAGTATGGCGCAATTTTAACTTTTGCACTTTCGATTGATGGGAACACTCTTATAATTGGAACCAGTAAAGGTATTATAAACGTTTGGGATATAAGATTTATAACACTGATTAACAGTTGGTCCTTTGGGGATAATATCGCGATTAGTCAGATTGAATCCAGTCCCGAATTAGGTAAAGATAAAATCGTAGTTATTGGCGGCATGTCGAATACAATACTGACTGTGTGGAATTTTGAGAAGCCTCAATGCCAAAAAGCATTTATAGAGAAAGATCAACAACCACCATTACATCTTTTCCAGCCGAAGAGCAATAATCTGGACAATCTACCATTTCAGAAGGATAAAATTGAGATggaaataaattcaattttaattattGGATCCCTGGCTATTATATCGAAGGgaattaataatgatattgtATTTCTTGATCTTAAGAAGCcatcatcttcaagaatattatcGCATTCCAATGCTCCAGGATCCAGTTTCACCCCAGTTCATGTTACAACATCCTTGGAATTAGTACTGAGGAAACAATTGgaacagaagaaaaagaagaaacctTTATTCTCTGGAACATCTCATCAAGATCGGATTAACTCCATTATCTATACTAGGCTTGGGAAGaaatatcttcttttctttggtGACAATTCTGGAGTAATAAGTGTCATCAATTAA
- the NCAS0I01220 gene encoding uncharacterized protein (ancestral locus Anc_3.337), whose amino-acid sequence MSIATLLKTVLGLYLLSSYKSVPGAYFVRFYYHCSRLLLVPFVTGKNTKNIKRLQSTENGCFALARVSTYVSPLECDFYFHKNNATYFVEMDVSRAKLMCSIFQKLFLTSKRFPFVPVANVFTNFLKELKPFQSYDVVSSILGWDEKWIYVISRFTRNNDKILCSLSLTKYVLKDGRKTIPPVDALTICGLYNEQVEAISKKNMHVLKEQCGFHETTPLEQMTFDYIEL is encoded by the coding sequence ATGTCAATCGCTACCCTCTTAAAGACAGTCCTTGGACTATACCTACTATCCTCGTACAAGTCTGTCCCTGGAGCATATTTCGTCAGGTTCTACTACCACTGCTCCCGTCTTTTGTTGGTTCCGTTCGTGACAGGAAAGAATACCAAGAATATTAAGAGATTGCAATCGACCGAGAACGGCTGTTTTGCATTAGCAAGGGTGTCCACTTATGTCTCCCCCCTGGAATGTGATTTCTACTTCCACAAGAATAATGCTACTTATTTCGTCGAAATGGACGTCTCGAGGGCTAAGCTTATGTGCTccatctttcaaaaattatttctCACATCTAAGAGGTTCCCCTTCGTTCCCGTAGCAAATGTGTTTACCaactttttgaaagaattgaaaccCTTCCAATCATACGACGTTGTCTCTTCCATACTTGGTTGGGATGAGAAATGGATTTACGTCATTAGTAGATTCACAAGAAATAACGACAAGATCCTCTGTTCGTTGTCATTGACCAAGTATGTGTTGAAAGACGGAAGAAAGACAATCCCACCAGTGGATGCATTGACCATTTGCGGACTGTATAATGAACAAGTGGAGGCCATCTCGAAGAAGAACATGCACGTGTTGAAAGAACAATGTGGGTTCCATGAAACAACACCGTTAGAACAAATGACCTTCGACTATATAGAGCTATGA
- the RXT2 gene encoding Rxt2p (ancestral locus Anc_3.336) — translation MPETETPEEQQQEKEFINAFTKRVLKEKSGNYRVLKKSIDGRVVYPQAVGITSNRGNKLLQRSENVTRLHLDSKKVDEEEVVFYNGSEHPLLQRSIRKPSVGKTSGDRQKEEAQEVEEEDGRYVDLNNLVNVTETLSPIASLADIALNENGKTHSFHDNVLNKLALYVILMIEKEQNSLIRYSRLLELLLGEPPVPLYENNLGLKPYDHNLSLPDEEGQDTTNSNDKNVPTTELSNGTTEHSILPQPGTELPTTNNNNNNNNNNNSNNDEDDDDPFFSLPVLENVSRLTKSFAKIAQMHPDKDTLEPIRQVSQVALQRNQEFVRNLIKIRGFLVKANRIRERILQWSNEYAGFQEEGVTIPNVLKVVKRGLISATTNKAMSESGDESLADDGEN, via the coding sequence ATGCCAGAGACTGAGACTCCAgaggaacaacaacaagaaaaggaattcATTAACGCCTTTACCAAGAGAGTACTCAAGGAAAAGAGCGGGAATTACAGAGTGCTGAAAAAATCCATTGATGGTAGGGTCGTATATCCACAGGCTGTAGGGATCACTTCCAATCGTGGTAATAAGCTGTTGCAAAGAAGTGAGAATGTGACAAGGCTGCATTTGGACTCAAAGAAAgtagatgaagaagaagttgtATTCTACAATGGTTCCGAACATCCTTTGTTGCAGAGATCAATCAGGAAGCCCTCTGTTGGGAAGACAAGCGGTGACAGACAAAAGGAAGAGGCGCAAGAagtggaagaagaagatgggaGGTATGTCGATTTAAACAATTTGGTAAACGTAACAGAGACATTATCACCAATTGCCTCGTTAGCTGATATAGCGCTTAATGAAAATGGGAAAACTCATTCATTCCACGATAAtgttttgaataaattggcATTATATGTCATTCTAATGATTGAGAAGGAACAGAATTCGTTGATTCGATACTCAAGATTATTGGAACTATTATTAGGTGAACCTCCGGTACCTCtatatgaaaataatttggGATTGAAACCATATGACcataatttatcattaccAGATGAAGAAGGACAAGACACAACCAACAGCAACGACAAAAATGTGCCAACAACCGAGTTATCTAATGGGACCACCGAACATAGCATATTGCCCCAACCTGGCACTGAATTACCAAcaaccaataataataataataataataataataataatagtaacaacgatgaagatgatgatgacccatttttttctctaCCAGTTTTGGAGAATGTATCCAGATTGACCAAATCATTCGCTAAGATTGCTCAAATGCACCCCGATAAGGATACACTTGAACCCATAAGGCAGGTCTCACAGGTAGCGCTACAAAGAAATCAAGAATTTGTCAGGAATTTGATTAAGATCAGAGGATTCCTTGTAAAGGCAAATAGAATACGAGAAAGAATCTTACAATGGAGTAATGAATATGCAGgtttccaagaagaaggtgtCACCATTCCAAATGTATTGAAAGTTGTAAAGAGGGGTTTAATAAGTGCAACCACTAACAAAGCAATGAGCGAATCGGGTGATGAATCTCTGGCTGATGATGGTGAAAATTAG
- the PBY1 gene encoding putative tubulin tyrosine ligase (ancestral locus Anc_3.335), which yields MRVLITNDDGPLHDQFSPYIRPFIQYIKSNFPEWHITVCVPNTQKSWIGKAHLAGKSLTAQFLYSKLNSQDNTFFGPFNQPQLLNSDPDSTLPRTQNNTEIPIDAIEWILLDGTPASCVNIALHHLSTKPFDLVISGPNVGRNTSAAYITSSGTVGAAMESVITSGIKSVALSWAYFQGFKIVSSELMEAASRWSVDVIRHLYDHWDADTDLYSVNVPLVDDILKLQDVQVQYTPIWENRWTSIFDKPLINQDNLNPERTTRDDIEAGEEYNTISFRWNPNFKTTRDSHHVCNDSDCDHDMKIIEKKMISVTPLRATFRTIDHLLGQKLNLNNATTSPDNTVNIAITIDPTEYIYNPLKTALIKHLPNANFVNKVEDAKDTPNSVLFQYGDYEQLDVDKLMSSPEKYFTNSYVYRKALIRKHYLSHTVHSYVVKHPESILNTAVPETYTIDLDYAEFLDDSLDENWELRQELEKEEKWWIVKPSMSDKGQGIRVFKTIEDLQAIFDSFDDEEDEAEDGTECIDDNKIIISQLRHFIIQEYMSNPLLLKSMDNKKFHIRCYVTCKGDVEVFVYDRMLALFAPTPFTPLVEDEYSPTDLTNLQCHLTNTCLQTKNENKDLSVMEFDKLEDISLEHKLSIKKEIHQITRDIILAALNVNRLNFQPLPNAFETYGVDFLVDSNFHVKFLEINAYPDFKQTGTELKGLIDELFDNTVKQCIVPLVTKNNDKCITDRNFTSVLEYKSNEW from the coding sequence ATGCGTGTTTTAATAACAAATGATGACGGTCCTCTACATGATCAATTTTCACCATACATCAGACCTTTTATTCAGTACATTAAATCAAACTTCCCAGAATGGCACATAACAGTATGTGTCCCCAATACGCAGAAGTCATGGATTGGGAAAGCGCATCTAGCTGGTAAGAGTCTAACCGCCCAGTTTTTATATTCGAAATTAAATTCTCAAGATAATACATTTTTTGGTCCCTTTAATCAACCACAACTATTGAATTCTGACCCAGATTCCACACTCCCACGTACACAAAACAATACAGAAATACCTATTGATGCCATTGAATGGATCTTGCTAGATGGGACCCCTGCATCATGTGTAAACATCGCATTGCACCATCTATCCACTAAACCATTCGACCTAGTAATATCTGGACCCAACGTGGGTAGAAACACCTCTGCGGCATATATCACATCTAGTGGTACCGTGGGGGCTGCCATGGAATCAGTGATAACATCAGGCATCAAATCTGTTGCACTATCATGGGCTTATTTTCAAGGTTTTAAAATCGTGTCTTCTGAATTAATGGAGGCTGCATCGAGATGGTCTGTTGATGTCATCCGTCATCTTTATGATCATTGGGATGCAGATACAGACTTGTATTCTGTTAACGTTCCTTTAGTGgatgatattttgaagttgCAAGACGTGCAGGTACAATATACCCCGATTTGGGAGAATAGATGGACATCTATATTCGATAAGCCTCTCATTAATCAGGATAATTTGAATCCTGAAAGAACCACTAGGGATGACATTGAAGCTGGGGAAGAATATAATACTATCTCATTCCGTTGGAACCCCAACTTTAAAACCACAAGAGATTCTCATCATGTTTGTAATGATTCTGACTGTGATCATGATAtgaaaattattgaaaagaagatgatcTCGGTGACTCCTTTAAGAGCTACTTTCAGAACCATTGATCACTTATTAGGCCAAAAACTGAACCTGAACAATGCAACGACGTCGCCAGATAATACCGTAAACATCGCAATCACCATTGATCCAACGGAATATATCTACAATCCTTTGAAAACAGCTCTTATCAAGCATCTTCCTAATGctaattttgtaaataaagtGGAAGACGCTAAAGATACCCCGAATTCGgttttatttcaatatgGTGATTATGAACAATTAGACGTGGATAAGTTGATGAGTAGTCCcgagaaatattttacaaATTCGTATGTGTACAGAAAAGCATTAATTAGGAAACATTATTTGTCTCATACGGTACACTCCTATGTGGTGAAACACCCCGAATCCATCTTAAATACTGCGGTTCCAGAGACCTACACTATTGACTTGGATTATGCCGAATTTTTAGATGATTCCTTGGATGAAAATTGGGAATTAAGGCAAGAGCTagagaaggaagaaaaatggTGGATCGTAAAACCTAGTATGAGTGATAAGGGACAAGGTATTAGAGTCTTCAAAACAATCGAAGATTTACAAGCCAtttttgattcatttgatgatgaagaggatgaagcGGAAGATGGGACCGAGTGTATTGATGATAacaagattattatttccCAATTGAGacattttattattcaagaatataTGTCGAATCCGTTGTTGTTAAAATCGATGGATAATAAAAAGTTTCATATCCGTTGTTACGTGACATGTAAGGGTGATGTAGAAGTCTTTGTTTACGATAGAATGTTAGCTCTGTTTGCACCAACCCCATTTACCCCATTagttgaagatgaataCTCTCCTACAGATTTAACCAATTTACAATGTCATTTAACAAATACCTGTTTACAGACgaagaatgaaaataagGATTTGTCAGTAAtggaatttgataaattggaagatatttCTCTTGAGCATAAACTTTCCattaagaaggaaattcatcaaattaCACGTGATATTATCTTAGCTGCATTGAATGTCAATAGGTTAAATTTCCAGCCATTGCCTAATGCCTTTGAAACATATGGTGTTGATTTCCTAGTGGATTCTAACTTCCATGTTAAATTCTTAGAAATTAACGCATATCCAGATTTCAAACAAACGGGTACTGAATTGAAGGGATTAATCGATGAACTATTTGACAATACTGTCAAACAATGTATTGTACCACTTGTGACCAAGAATAATGACAAATGCATTACTGATCGAAACTTCACAAGTGTTTTAGAATACAAATCTAACGAATGGTAA
- the TIM12 gene encoding Tim12p (ancestral locus Anc_3.334), with protein MSMFLNTFGGSNQEVSQEKIDVAGVQFDAMCTTFNNILKTCMEKCIPHEGYSEGDLTKGEMCCIDRCVIKMHYSNRLIGGFVQTRGFGPVNYLRHYEQFQPPADPDAN; from the coding sequence ATGTCTATGTTTTTGAATACGTTTGGAGGGAGTAATCAGGAGGTCTCCCAAGAGAAGATCGATGTTGCTGGTGTTCAATTCGATGCGATGTGCACGACGTTCAATAATATCCTGAAGACATGCATGGAGAAGTGCATACCGCATGAGGGCTACAGTGAGGGAGACTTGACGAAGGGTGAGATGTGCTGTATAGATCGCTGTGTGATCAAGATGCATTATAGCAATCGATTGATCGGTGGGTTTGTGCAGACCCGTGGGTTCGGTCCCGTCAACTATCTGCGACACTACGAGCAGTTCCAACCGCCAGCAGACCCTGATGCCAACTAG